CTGGAACTGCAGCAGCTCCAGCTCCTCGTGGTCCAGCGGCTGCAGCGCGTACACCTTGCCGCTCTCCGCGTGCACCGACACGTAGCTCGACAGCGCGCGCTCGCCCACCCGCCGCTCCACCAGCGAGTAGGACACCAGCGCGTTCTCCTGCGCGTCCGCGTCCCGCGCAGACACCGTGAAGATGTGGGAGCCCGGCGGGTTGTTCTCCTTCACGAACACTGTGTACTCGGGCTGCGCGAACGCTGGCGCGTTGTCGTTCACGTCGGCCACCTCCACGGACACGCTGGCTGTGGCCCACAGTGAAGGCGAGCCCCCGTCCCGCGCGGTCACCACCAGCTCAAAGACCGACAGGCTCTCGCGATCCAAGGCGCTGTCCAGCACTAACGAGTAGTAATTCTTGAAGGTGGACaccagcttgaaggggacatGGGGCATTAGGGAGCAAGTCACCTGCCCGTTGGCACCTGAGTCACGGTCAGACACGGTGACGAGGGCGATGACGGTGCTGAGTGGAGCGTCCTCTCTGATAGGCAAATACAATGAAGTGACCGCCAGTTCTGGAGCATTATCATTTACATCCAGCACTTTCACCAAAACTTTGCAGTGATTTGACATCGGAGGACTTCCTTTATCAACTGCCTTTACTTGAATTTCGTAGGATTTTGTTTCTTCATAATCCAGTTTATCAATTAACCTGATTTCTCCTGAGCTGGAATCAACTTTGAATTTTTCTTGAATGTCACGAGAAATACCACTGTCAAAGGAAAAGACAACTTCACCATTTACACCTTCGTCAGCGTCGGAGGCATTTAATGTGGTCACTAATGTTCCATTTGCTGTAGTCTCTAATAAGTGGACTCTGTATATGGCCTGGTCAAACAGTGGGGCGTTATCATTAACGTCGAGGACGGTGATCAGCAGCTCAACTGTACCTTGCAGCTCCGGTTTACCCCCGTCAGTGGCTGTCAGTAATAAGCGAAGTTCTGGTGTTTCTTCTCTATCCAAAGATTTTCTCAATTCAAGCCAAAGAGATTTACTCAGTTCATCACTTGACTGTACATCCAAAGAGAAATAATCACTCGGGCTGAGGGTGTACGCTAGAAGAGCGTTAACACCAATGTCTGCATCAGCAGCTCCTTCTATCGGAAAACGCGAATCCAGGAGTCTAGATTcaggaataaatattatttgttctCTGCCTCTGAAGACGGGTGGATTATCGTTAATATCTTTCACCTTCACCTCCACATGGAAAACCTGCAGCGGCCTGTCCACAATCACCTCCAGGTGGATGCTGCACTCCGAGCTCCGCCCGCACAGCTCCTCGCGATCGATTCGAGAATTCACAAACAAAATGCCATTCTGCAGATTTACCTCCAGAAGGTCACCGTGTGTTTTGGACGCCACCCGGAACAGGCGCGGCACCAGCTCcgccagctccagccccaggtccTGAGCAATGCGGCCAACAAAGGTGCCGTGTTTGGCTTCCTCCGGGATCGAGTAGTGGAGCTGGCCgctccccacctcccaggctgcGAGGAGCAGAAACGAAAGAAGCAGATCCTGGGCTCCCAGGCCTCCTCTCCTAGAAAACACCATCGCAAAAGGACTACGCCTTTTTTATGCTCTCCCCTTACTTCAAAATCATGCTATTTTTATCTAATATTTCCAATCATTTATCTCTTTACCgtttctgtcttctttcaggCAGTGACAAAATGGAGCTTCCTCCTTTACTTTTAGTGATCAGTAGCTCCTTTTGACAAGACTTTGTGGTGTACAGCGACATCATGTGGCCAATGTAAAGTTTAGAtccattcattttcaaaatgcaatCTCTATATCCGTCTGCAATTTATTCAATGCAatcattttcaattttatgtCCTTTGAAGACCCACGACATTTCAAATCTCATTGGAGAGTGTGTAATCCAGTATTTTCCTTTGGTAATGATTACAAACATATTACAATTGAATCAGAAACTTTAAGATATACTTAACCTCTCCttacatcattttatttaaaagtttatcagctcatatatttttatcattaaatatttgcaGCTGAAtgtcaaagttttaaaataagatactTTGACTGATATGATTTACCTTATTCTAGGATAGCTtgggtgtttattttttaaatgatattatacacacacacatacatatgcacatgtatatatagtTATCAGGTACTTACagatgacattttggaaaatttcTGAACACATGTAAAATTCCTTTAATGTGGTATGAACA
The Chlorocebus sabaeus isolate Y175 chromosome 23, mChlSab1.0.hap1, whole genome shotgun sequence DNA segment above includes these coding regions:
- the LOC103245175 gene encoding protocadherin alpha-1 isoform X6, with protein sequence MVFSRRGGLGAQDLLLSFLLLAAWEVGSGQLHYSIPEEAKHGTFVGRIAQDLGLELAELVPRLFRVASKTHGDLLEVNLQNGILFVNSRIDREELCGRSSECSIHLEVIVDRPLQVFHVEVKVKDINDNPPVFRGREQIIFIPESRLLDSRFPIEGAADADIGVNALLAYTLSPSDYFSLDVQSSDELSKSLWLELRKSLDREETPELRLLLTATDGGKPELQGTVELLITVLDVNDNAPLFDQAIYRVHLLETTANGTLVTTLNASDADEGVNGEVVFSFDSGISRDIQEKFKVDSSSGEIRLIDKLDYEETKSYEIQVKAVDKGSPPMSNHCKVLVKVLDVNDNAPELAVTSLYLPIREDAPLSTVIALVTVSDRDSGANGQVTCSLMPHVPFKLVSTFKNYYSLVLDSALDRESLSVFELVVTARDGGSPSLWATASVSVEVADVNDNAPAFAQPEYTVFVKENNPPGSHIFTVSARDADAQENALVSYSLVERRVGERALSSYVSVHAESGKVYALQPLDHEELELLQFQVSARDAGVPSLGSNVTLQVFVLDENDNAPALLAPRVSGTSGAVSELVPRLVGAGHVVAKVRAVDADSGYNAWLSYELQPAAGGARIPFRVGLYTGEISTTRVLDEADLSRYRLLVLVKDHGEPALTATATVLVTLVESSQTPKASSRASVGVAGPEAALVDVNVYLIIAICAVSSLLVLTLLLYTALRCSAPPTEGACAPGKPTLVCSSAVGSWSNSQQRQQRVCSSEGPPKTDLMAFSPGLPPSLNTSERNEQPEANLDLSGNPRQPNPDWRYSASLRAGMHSSVHLEEAGVLRAGPGGPDQQWPTVSSATPEPEAGEVSPPVGAGVNSNSWTFKYGPGNPKQSGPGELPDKFIIPGSPAIISIRQEPTNNQIDKSDFITFGKKEETKKKKKKKKGNKTQEKKEKGNSTTDNSDQ